The genomic window GGCTAATAAACCTAAGCGACTAAAAGCAACGGCCCAAGGGTAGAGAAAGACGGTTTCTACGTCGAATACCACGAATACGAGAGCAAACATATAATAACGGATATTGAATTGAATCCAAGCCCCGCCGATGGGTTCCATTCCTGACTCGTAGGTGGTGCGTCTTTCAGGTCCGCCACCACTGGGTCGCAAGATTTTTGAGGCGGTTAAGGCGAGAATGGGGATTAAACTACAAGCGAGTAGAAAACCCAAGACATATTCGTAACCATTGAGTACAAACACTGTTTTTGATTAACTCCTCTCGATGTTCTAAATTTTCCTAATCTCTATTAAACCGTAAACTCTACAAAAATAACCCTAAGAAAGTGTTGCTATGTCATTGCTTCCTATCAAATTTAAGTTAGTTAATATTTGGATTCATCAGATATATAGTATTTTCCTTCCTTTTCTAACCATCTAGCCATTGCCCATGCTTCTTGAAATCTTATATTTGCCATAGTCATACCATAATCTCGACATAAATGCTCAAACTCTTGATATGTAGCTGGTTGTTTAGTAAATAACAACCACATCAGTGCTGCTTCTGCTGTTAAATCTGTTAATCCGCCTTTTATGTGAGAGGATCGTCGGATAACATTGCATCTTCGACAACGTAAGGTCATATTTGGCAATTTATCAGCATCATCTCCTAACTGTTGTCTAGGTACTATGACAAGATACAAAAATTGACTTAATTATTGAATCTATATTTTGTTCCTATATTTATTATATTTTTGATGAAAAAAATGTTCATACAATTCTCAACCAAGATTGTCAGAAAAAGTATTTTAATAATTATTGGCAACATTTGAAGTATTTTCATGATGTACAAACTTCAAGAAAAAAAGGATTAGTGATTTTAAGTATTGATAGTATTATTCAAGAAATAAAAAATTATGACGAAATTTTAGAAGTAGTTTTTTCTCTTATAGTAAGTGCTTATTTTCAGTTGACGAATCATTGTTATTTAGCAATTATTGTTGAGCAAGTTCATCCTAATAAATGGCAATTAATTTCCGATATAACAATTTTTTGTGAAAAATTTTTAGAACACCCAATAGATCGTAGTTATTTTAGATGGCGTAAAGTGGCAGAAGAAACCTTAGAATATATTGAAAACTTAAACGATAATGTTTATAATTTTAAACATGGGAATGAAGGACTAACCTATAAAGATTGTTACCTAGTGTATAAAAATAATAGGGAAAAGTGCGTTCTTCTCTTTGAAAAAAATGAAAGAGATGAAAGACCTGTTCCATGTCCACAATGCAGAACACTAAAAATTCAAGGTCATTCTTATCCTACTATTGGTGTCAGAAGTTGGGAGTGTAAAAATATTTTTTGTGGATATAAAAGTAAATATAATCGAGGAAAAAGATATTCTTTATCTTCAATCATAAGGCAACAAGCTATTTTAGATAGTCAAAATTTTATTGATCCAAAAATATTAAAAAATTGGAGAAGAGATATTGTAGAAGTATCATCATTTTCTGAAATTTATGATTTTCTTATTCAGTGTTATTCTCTTTATGATGATACAATTTTAATTTACGAAAAATTGTGTCAACTACCTCCATTAATGTTCGGAAGAAAGTTGAAAATTCAAAAAGTAAATAAGCTGATTTCTAGTCAGTGGAGAAATCATTATCATAATCTGAAATTTTTCAAAAGATTTTTAATTAAAAAATCTATGAAAAGTCTGACTTCAAGAGAAAATTTATCTTCTATCCCAGAAATCACTTTATATCAAGGAGATTCTTTTAACATACTCTCACAATTAGAATCTAATTACTTAGGTGGTGCTGTAACATCACCGCCTTATTATAATGCTAGAAATTACTCACAATGGAGTAATATATATTGTTATTTATATGATATGTATAATATTTTCAATCAAGTTTATCGATGCTTAAAAGAAGGTTCTCCCCTATTAATTAACATTTTTGACTATTTTGATAATGAAAAAATTATTGTTTTTTCTGATATGGGTAAAAAAAGATTAATTTTAAGTAGTTATATAAGTTTTATTTGCCGTTATATAGGATTTAATCATTTAGGTAATATTGCTTGGGATAAAGGAGAAATTGAAGGAAATAGAAATTTCAATCAAGGAAATTACTCACCTTATTATCAGGCACCGCATAATTGCTGGGAACATATCTTGATTTTTTCTAAAGGAAATCCTAGTTTTGACGTAACAAAAATTCCAAAAATAATCAAGGAAAAACCTATTACTAAAATAGTAAAAGGGAAAAATATTTATGGACATACTGCACCTTTTCCTGAGAAAGTACCCAGTTTACTATTTTCATTAATTACTAAAGATGAAATTATCTTAGATCCT from Crocosphaera subtropica ATCC 51142 includes these protein-coding regions:
- the ndhC gene encoding photosynthetic/respiratory NAD(P)H-quinone oxidoreductase subunit C codes for the protein MFVLNGYEYVLGFLLACSLIPILALTASKILRPSGGGPERRTTYESGMEPIGGAWIQFNIRYYMFALVFVVFDVETVFLYPWAVAFSRLGLLAFVEALIFIAILVVALVYAWRKGALEWS
- a CDS encoding DNA-methyltransferase — translated: MILSIDSIIQEIKNYDEILEVVFSLIVSAYFQLTNHCYLAIIVEQVHPNKWQLISDITIFCEKFLEHPIDRSYFRWRKVAEETLEYIENLNDNVYNFKHGNEGLTYKDCYLVYKNNREKCVLLFEKNERDERPVPCPQCRTLKIQGHSYPTIGVRSWECKNIFCGYKSKYNRGKRYSLSSIIRQQAILDSQNFIDPKILKNWRRDIVEVSSFSEIYDFLIQCYSLYDDTILIYEKLCQLPPLMFGRKLKIQKVNKLISSQWRNHYHNLKFFKRFLIKKSMKSLTSRENLSSIPEITLYQGDSFNILSQLESNYLGGAVTSPPYYNARNYSQWSNIYCYLYDMYNIFNQVYRCLKEGSPLLINIFDYFDNEKIIVFSDMGKKRLILSSYISFICRYIGFNHLGNIAWDKGEIEGNRNFNQGNYSPYYQAPHNCWEHILIFSKGNPSFDVTKIPKIIKEKPITKIVKGKNIYGHTAPFPEKVPSLLFSLITKDEIILDPFTGSMTTGRVALKYGIKSINIELHKHYCDLALNLLKQQLSKNLQGSLF